In Sparus aurata chromosome 2, fSpaAur1.1, whole genome shotgun sequence, a single genomic region encodes these proteins:
- the sertad3 gene encoding SERTA domain-containing protein 3, which translates to MIMKGQKRKLPPEEVEVPDRSSPFWESQRQFVFSVSLNKYQRGQELPEPSLRRSVLIANTLRQVSLEGCMAPSMDMEVSQPPCSSSSAFQESITNSHSALSSCPLVSSNYLSNCAVSRSPVSCHSSASNVPLSAKNEDEDWESMSMDPDFSLSAAISSILTALDSTIDGSPQAAQRTPLRSLENLSGPAEGAVAWMKQGVRGCGGSWEQQENSMEVMRSSYLSDVTVEDLFQDIDTSLLEREMGVLGLRGSGGGYPAGDDLLRYLPPLSSSSSPLLPFSLSLNQKCLPSFSSFSPLSSSSSSLPSLSSPPFSSQNHMREGLELDHLMEILVES; encoded by the coding sequence ATGATCATGAAGGGGCAGAAGCGCAAACTCCCaccagaggaggtggaggttcCAGACAGGAGCAGCCCTTTCTGGGAGAGCCAGCGCCAGTTTGTGTTCTCAGTTTCCCTGAACAAGTATCAGCGGGGTCAGGAGCTACCTGAACCCAGCCTGCGGCGGTCTGTCCTCATAGCCAACACACTGCGGCAGGTCAGCCTGGAGGGTTGTATGGCGCCCTCTATGGACATGGAGGTGTCACAGCCACCTTGTAGCTCTTCATCTGCGTTCCAGGAGAGCATTACCAACAGCCACTCAGCTCTTTCCAGCTGCCCTCTGGTGTCATCAAATTATTTGTCAAATTGTGCTGTGAGTAGGTCACCAGTAAGTTGCCATTCAAGTGCATCAAATGTCCCTCTGTCTGCAAAAAATGAAGATGAGGACTGGGAATCAATGTCCATGGATCCTGATTTCTCCCTTTCAGCTGCCATCTCTTCCATTCTAACGGCACTGGACTCTACCATTGACGGGAGTCCACAGGCAGCTCAGAGGACACCTCTCAGGTCCCTGGAGAACCTATCTGGGCCCGCCGAGGGAGCTGTGGCGTGGATGAAACAAGGAGTCAGAGGTTGTGGGGGAAGCTGGGAGCAGCAAGAGAACAGCATGGAGGTGATGAGGTCAAGCTacctcagtgatgtcactgtggagGATCTGTTCCAGGATATAGACACGTCCCTGCTTGAAAGGGAGATGGGTGTGCTGGGGCTCAGAGGCAGTGGTGGTGGGTATCCGGCTGGGGATGACCTTTTACGGTACctacctcctctctcctcttcctcctccccattgctccctttctccctctctcttaacCAGAAGTGCCTGCCTTCATTCTCCTCATTCAGCCCACTGTCTTCATCGTCTTCTTCTTTGCCATCTCTTTCCTCACCACCCTTCTCCAGTCAGAACCATATGAGAGAGGGACTTGAGCTGGACCATCTGATGGAGATCCTGGTGGAGTCCTGA
- the blvrb gene encoding flavin reductase (NADPH), whose product MSDSIKNVAIFGATGMTGKATLPLAVAAGYNVTVLVRDPARLPPDHKASRVVVGDVLNKEDVKKTLEGQDAVIIILGTNNSLSATTLMSEGTKNIVESMKARGIRKVVGCMSAFLLWDRSKVPARMVPVTEDHDRMYTVLKTSGLDYVAVMPPHIADDLPLTENYMAAENMLKGRAISKHDLGHFFVKCLSTTEWDGKPVGVWGDYK is encoded by the exons ATGTCGGACTCTATCAAAAACGTCGCGATATTTGGCGCCACGGGAATGACCGGGAAGGCGACCCTTCCGCTCGCGGTGGCTGCAG gGTACAATGTGACCGTGCTGGTGCGGGACCCTGCCAGGCTGCCTCCCGACCACAAGGCGTCCAGAGTGGTGGTGGGAGACGTTCTGAACAAAGAGGATGTGAAGAAGACCTTGGAAGGCCAGGACGCTGTCATCATCATCCTAGGCACCAATAACAGCCTCA GCGCGACCACCTTGATGTCCGAAGGCACCAAGAACATCGTTGAATCCATGAAGGCTCGTGGGATCCGCAAAGTGGTCGGCTGCATGTCAG CCTTCCTGCTGTGGGACCGCTCCAAAGTCCCGGCTCGTATGGTTCCTGTGACAGAGGACCATGACAGGATGTACACAGTGCTGAAAACGTCGGGGCTGGACTACGTGGCCGTCATGCCTCCTCACATCGCTG ATGATCTTCCTCTGACGGAGAATTACATGGCAGCCGAGAACATGCTGAAAGGAAGAGCCATCTCTAAACACGACCTGGGACACTTCTTTGTCAAATGTCTGTCCACCACAGAATGGGACGGCAAGCCTGTCGGAGTGTGGGGAGACTATAAATGA